In the genome of Jaculus jaculus isolate mJacJac1 chromosome 11, mJacJac1.mat.Y.cur, whole genome shotgun sequence, the window GGGGGACAAAGGCAAACCCCCCAGTGATCCACTTCTTCCAGCCAGCCTCCAACTCCTAAGGTTTCTCTGGAACTGTGAACCTGTGGGGAGATGCCTCTCACTCAAGCCATAACAATCTGCCCCTGGTACCCCAAAGCTCGCTGCCATCTCATAATTCAAAACCTAATTTATCAGCAGATTAATCCATGTATTAGGTCAGAGCCTTTGTGGTCTGATCACCTTTGGACATGTTCTGGCAGGCACACTTGCAGGCGGGGGGGTGTTTTACAAGTTTCAACTCAGTCAAGATCAACCAACACAACATTCAGACAACACAAAGCTAACTTGTGATGTGTGTGTAAAGATTGGGTCAGGGTGCAAGAacgtaagatccaaaggaagggtaggactccttaaaatgagCTCTttcagtcacaaaatggcctggatgtccatgaccccACAATGCCTGACACAACTTatacaagaccatcgtaataggaggaaaagatggccacaaaagaagagagactgattgagagggggaagaagtATGATGGGAAGTAGAGTTGTgaaggaaagaggggaaggaattgtcatggtttattattGCCTATAAtaatagaagttttcaataaaaaaataaaaattaaaaaataagattatctctaaggtaaaaaagaaagagtggttcatggtggagagatggcttagcagttaaggtgcttgtcagcaaacccaggtttgattccccaggacccaagtaagccagatgcacaaggctcgTTCTTCATAATCTTCAGTAATCTTCAATAATCCATTCAACATAAAGGACATCTTGGACATATTGCTTTGTTCTTGTAGGCCATTTAGCCAACTAAAAAGGCCCCAAAGAAGCTGGCTTCTTGGTCCAAGTCAACCAACTTGTCATGCGTTACGGAGACAaaaattttgtcattttcctGAAGCTGAAAAAGCCCCCCTTGATAGATGGAGTAGAGTCCATATTCAGTTTCTTTGGACCAACAGCTATTCCGAGCACTCTTCATCAGCATGATGGGGTCAAAATAGCTCGTGGACTTGTAGATGTACTGCACCAtctgtttgttttcccttttctgtCCACGTTCTTCTCGAAACCGGAAGTATGTCTGGCAATAGATATAATAAAACCCTGCTACTTGAATGACCAGCTCTCCCTTTCTCAAGTGCAACTTATTGAGGAATGAATGTCCTTCCCTTGATGACTCCCAGGATACTATTTTCGAGCCCAAGGGCTTTCCTTTCTTGGAGTCTGCATGAAGatgggagatacagagagagagttaACAGGAAGAAGTTTATAGCAAAGTGATGAATTCCCTGGCAGCCCTGCTCAGCCTATATTTTTATTGGTCTTGCAAAGGAGTTCAATATCAATCTTCTTGTTCTTTTAATCTTACATGGATTATTCATTACAATTAACCATTTTGACCTACCTTtctcaggaggctaaagcagagggatttctgtgagttcaagctaGCCTATACAACTTACTGAGTCTTAAATAAAGTCCTTATAAACTTTGAGTACATTTCCATTATTGGTGTAAAATTTAACTTTAGAAAAACAGCTcaaaaggctgaggagatggctcagtgggtaaggcagtCACCACTCAAGCCCGAGTATAAGTTCAACCCCCAAACGCCATATTATGAGCGAGGAGACTCTAACAGAGAACAACGGGAGCGAAGAGAGgagcctgcctcaaatgagatggaaaggTGAGGTCCAATCTCAaagctgtcctttgacctccatataCATGTCATggaacacatgcatgtgaacacacatacacgcacacccctacacatacaaaacaataaaaagacaaataaaatagcCTAAAACAATGATCAGCTTAATTGATTAATAGAAAAGAGTTAACACTGTGATA includes:
- the Tnfsf10 gene encoding tumor necrosis factor ligand superfamily member 10 — translated: MGSAQTPRGPSILFMVIVQVLLQSLSVAVTYVYFSSELKQMKDKFSKSSTDCPLQENNSSWDAVDDEEVLSSACWPTRRHLHRLIRKMVLKTFEETIPAAQGHYQSIPTLPGELRRDRPAAHITGVHRTHSALLDSKKGKPLGSKIVSWESSREGHSFLNKLHLRKGELVIQVAGFYYIYCQTYFRFREERGQKRENKQMVQYIYKSTSYFDPIMLMKSARNSCWSKETEYGLYSIYQGGLFQLQENDKIFVSVTHDKLVDLDQEASFFGAFLVG